One window of the Nitrospira sp. genome contains the following:
- a CDS encoding PGPGW domain-containing protein: MDAILATITQYVPVHVLIWLTVGSLIGFIGTLIAIPFIMVRLPEDYFDTRTPRHWMKDHHPVLRLVGLIVKNAIGAVFLLAGFAMLFLPGQGILTMLIGISLLDFPGKRKLEAKIVGQHTVLQALNAIRAKFGKPPLTLAPDS; the protein is encoded by the coding sequence ATGGATGCCATTCTTGCGACCATTACACAATATGTCCCAGTCCACGTGCTCATCTGGCTGACGGTCGGCTCGTTGATCGGGTTCATCGGTACCCTGATTGCCATCCCCTTCATCATGGTGCGCCTGCCGGAAGACTATTTCGATACGCGCACCCCGCGGCACTGGATGAAAGATCATCACCCGGTCCTGCGATTGGTCGGACTGATCGTCAAGAACGCCATCGGCGCCGTATTCCTCCTGGCCGGATTCGCCATGCTGTTCCTGCCCGGCCAGGGAATTCTGACCATGCTCATCGGTATCTCGCTCCTGGATTTTCCTGGGAAGCGGAAACTGGAAGCGAAAATCGTCGGCCAGCACACCGTGTTGCAGGCCCTCAACGCGATTCGCGCGAAGTTCGGCAAACCACCCCTGACCCTCGCGCCGGATTCGTAA